The following coding sequences are from one Microbacterium wangchenii window:
- a CDS encoding class I SAM-dependent methyltransferase: MSLSPDQLDPHVWTESVARDYDRSSAAMYDPAVLDPTVRFLADQARGGRVAEFAIGTGRVALPLAAQGLDVAGIEFSQPMVDELRRKDGGANIPVAVGDMASATLRGEFALVYLVYNAITCLLSQSAQLQCVDNAARHLQPGGALVMEVFVPPLQGVLPGEAYKPFHISDDHLGIDEFDTVNQLLVSHHYSFSEGTASRFDSPHRYVWPSELDLMAHHAGLTLAERWADWDRTPFTADSRSHVSVWRKP; the protein is encoded by the coding sequence ATGTCGCTTTCACCCGACCAGCTCGACCCCCACGTGTGGACGGAATCCGTCGCACGCGACTACGACCGGTCTTCGGCCGCGATGTACGACCCCGCGGTTCTCGACCCGACCGTCCGCTTCCTGGCGGATCAGGCGCGCGGCGGCCGCGTCGCGGAATTCGCGATCGGCACCGGCCGGGTCGCACTCCCCCTCGCCGCACAGGGGCTGGACGTCGCCGGGATCGAGTTCTCCCAGCCGATGGTCGACGAACTCCGCCGTAAGGACGGCGGCGCGAACATCCCCGTTGCGGTCGGGGACATGGCCTCCGCGACACTGCGTGGCGAGTTCGCGCTGGTGTACCTCGTGTACAACGCCATCACGTGCCTGCTGTCGCAGTCCGCACAGCTGCAGTGCGTCGACAACGCCGCACGCCACCTGCAGCCCGGTGGGGCGCTCGTGATGGAGGTCTTCGTGCCGCCGCTCCAGGGGGTGCTGCCCGGGGAGGCGTACAAGCCGTTCCACATCTCGGACGATCACCTCGGCATCGACGAGTTCGACACCGTGAACCAGCTCCTGGTGTCGCACCACTACAGCTTCTCCGAGGGGACCGCTTCGCGGTTCGACTCCCCGCATCGCTACGTCTGGCCCAGCGAACTGGACCTGATGGCGCATCACGCGGGCCTGACGCTGGCGGAGCGGTGGGCCGATTGGGATCGGACGCCCTTCACCGCGGACAGCCGTTCGCACGTCTCGGTGTGGCGGAAGCCGTAG
- a CDS encoding carbohydrate ABC transporter permease — translation MTIARLNRGGRRTSRRSPSFPVLLAFLGPALVLYAVIFLFPVGAAMTNGFFTWTGTARQEFAGFGNFLTLMGLEPYASQFFRAVGNNAVFFVGTMIVQNGVGLALAFLLNGRLRGKHFFQTIISVPYLMSALVIGYAWSMLLSPRFGAVNSLLGVFGIEPITWLGTPALVMPVLILINAWQWIGVTMLIFGAGLAAIPSEQIEAARVDGASSLRIAWSVQLPQLIPSVSIVTILTLIGCFNLFDLVFAIGGSTGGVGGAADVMGTLFYRLSFSNSPNAFGLSGAFSLIQLLLILVVTIGAQRMFRRLERRFL, via the coding sequence GTGACGATCGCTCGTCTGAACAGGGGAGGGCGCCGCACTTCGCGGCGCTCTCCCTCGTTCCCCGTCCTCCTCGCCTTCCTGGGGCCCGCGCTCGTCCTGTACGCGGTCATCTTCCTGTTCCCGGTCGGCGCGGCGATGACGAACGGCTTCTTCACCTGGACGGGCACGGCGCGTCAGGAATTCGCCGGCTTCGGTAACTTCCTCACGCTCATGGGGCTGGAGCCATACGCCTCGCAGTTCTTCCGAGCAGTCGGCAACAACGCGGTGTTCTTCGTCGGCACGATGATCGTCCAGAACGGCGTCGGGCTGGCCTTGGCGTTCCTTCTCAATGGCCGTCTGCGCGGGAAGCACTTCTTCCAGACGATCATCTCCGTGCCGTACCTGATGAGTGCCCTGGTGATCGGGTACGCCTGGTCGATGCTCCTGTCGCCGCGCTTCGGCGCCGTGAACTCGCTGCTCGGCGTCTTCGGTATCGAGCCGATCACGTGGCTCGGCACCCCCGCTCTGGTCATGCCCGTGCTGATCCTCATCAACGCCTGGCAGTGGATCGGCGTCACGATGCTGATCTTCGGTGCGGGGTTGGCGGCCATTCCCTCGGAACAGATCGAGGCGGCGCGCGTGGACGGAGCCTCGTCGCTCCGGATCGCCTGGTCGGTGCAGCTGCCCCAACTGATTCCGTCGGTGTCGATCGTCACCATCCTCACGCTCATCGGCTGCTTCAACCTCTTCGACCTGGTCTTCGCGATCGGGGGAAGCACGGGCGGGGTCGGCGGCGCTGCTGACGTCATGGGCACGCTCTTCTACCGCCTGTCGTTCAGCAACTCCCCGAACGCCTTCGGACTGTCCGGCGCGTTCTCGCTCATTCAGCTGCTGCTCATCCTGGTGGTCACCATCGGCGCGCAACGGATGTTCCGTCGACTGGAACGGAGATTCTTGTGA
- a CDS encoding GntR family transcriptional regulator, whose product MGRHRSVDISELDLPAALAPDRPRGDQIRERLEALAVRLGPGATLPSDRQLADHFGVARMTVRTEIKRLAIDGVLEVEHGRGTFVARAPRLAPEWGTSYTVAARAANGNPSSTLLESAADGADPSTARLLGIAEGAPVLTVTRLRALDGRPVGVERVSIPLDQFPGLDEVDLENVSLYEVLAERWGLVRASSTGRAAATLPGEADAAVLGVTVRDPCLVVQMTSTDVDGRVFEVGRSVYRADRYEIGIDLMHQPNRA is encoded by the coding sequence ATGGGACGTCACCGCAGTGTGGACATCTCGGAGCTGGATCTGCCGGCGGCGCTCGCGCCCGACCGGCCCCGCGGCGATCAGATCAGGGAGCGCCTGGAGGCGCTCGCCGTCCGGCTGGGCCCCGGTGCGACGCTGCCGTCGGATCGGCAGCTTGCGGATCACTTCGGAGTCGCGCGCATGACGGTGCGCACGGAGATCAAACGTCTGGCGATCGATGGCGTGCTGGAGGTCGAGCATGGGCGGGGCACCTTCGTCGCTCGGGCACCCCGCCTCGCGCCGGAGTGGGGCACGTCTTATACGGTCGCGGCACGCGCGGCGAACGGTAACCCGAGTTCGACGCTCCTGGAGAGCGCGGCCGACGGCGCAGATCCGTCGACGGCCAGGCTCCTGGGGATCGCAGAGGGCGCTCCCGTCCTGACCGTCACCCGCCTTCGCGCCCTCGATGGGCGACCCGTCGGCGTCGAGCGGGTCAGCATCCCGCTGGACCAGTTCCCGGGGCTGGACGAAGTGGATCTGGAGAACGTGTCGCTGTACGAGGTGCTGGCCGAGCGCTGGGGCCTTGTCAGGGCATCGTCCACCGGCCGTGCGGCGGCCACGCTGCCGGGCGAAGCGGATGCGGCGGTGCTCGGGGTGACCGTGCGGGACCCGTGTCTGGTCGTGCAGATGACCAGTACGGACGTCGACGGTCGGGTGTTCGAGGTCGGCCGCTCGGTCTATCGCGCCGACCGCTATGAGATCGGGATCGATCTCATGCATCAACCGAACCGTGCGTGA
- a CDS encoding ABC transporter substrate-binding protein, producing the protein MKKVLGIVAVAAMAGALAGCAGGAESDEEVLTVWGWRNEAPWVELIEGFEGDGFTVEYKSYKPDEYNQILQTGLSGSTGPDIVMLRSYGGLDTLVAGGGVAALEEDFEGLANIPENLVDGLRSQSDGKVYGVPFQSVTANVLYNKTLLDSLGLSEPTTWDEFIALNEALLAEDVTPMAAGALESWILPIYRDLFGAAAYDGPAFAEELRAGSTTFEDERYAAANETLVDMTKYFPRGFEGINYADANALFIAGEAALYPGGIWELAVFKDAMPDVELGIFNAPPVTGDEPYAMGYLDGGIGMAANLEGEKRDNALEFLEWVGSEDFGQLIADDLLAIPAVNGVTPADPLLAEAATAFEEHPTPYLTYVNFDFGTPSGTSLEYAGLQKMVIGESEPSQVGAEVQAGIQQWFKADK; encoded by the coding sequence ATGAAGAAAGTTCTGGGAATCGTGGCCGTGGCTGCGATGGCGGGCGCGCTCGCCGGGTGTGCAGGCGGCGCCGAGTCCGACGAAGAGGTCTTGACGGTCTGGGGATGGCGTAACGAGGCCCCATGGGTCGAGCTCATCGAAGGGTTCGAGGGGGACGGCTTCACCGTCGAGTACAAGTCCTACAAGCCCGACGAGTACAACCAGATCCTCCAGACCGGTCTGTCCGGCAGCACGGGGCCCGACATCGTCATGCTCCGCTCGTACGGCGGCTTGGACACGCTCGTGGCCGGCGGCGGCGTGGCAGCACTCGAGGAGGACTTCGAGGGCCTGGCCAACATCCCGGAGAACCTGGTGGATGGCCTCCGCAGCCAGAGCGACGGCAAGGTGTACGGCGTCCCCTTCCAGTCGGTCACGGCCAACGTCCTGTACAACAAGACGCTGCTCGATTCCCTCGGACTGTCCGAGCCCACGACCTGGGACGAGTTCATCGCTCTCAACGAGGCGTTGCTCGCGGAAGACGTCACGCCGATGGCGGCCGGCGCCCTGGAGTCGTGGATCCTGCCCATCTACCGTGACCTGTTCGGGGCCGCTGCCTACGACGGGCCCGCGTTCGCCGAAGAGCTGCGAGCAGGGAGCACGACGTTCGAGGACGAGCGGTACGCCGCTGCCAACGAGACGCTCGTCGACATGACGAAGTACTTCCCGCGCGGCTTCGAGGGCATCAACTACGCGGACGCCAATGCGCTCTTCATCGCCGGCGAGGCGGCCCTGTACCCGGGCGGAATCTGGGAGCTCGCAGTCTTCAAGGACGCCATGCCGGATGTGGAGCTCGGCATCTTCAACGCACCGCCCGTTACCGGCGATGAGCCCTATGCGATGGGCTACCTCGACGGCGGAATCGGGATGGCTGCGAATCTGGAGGGCGAGAAGCGCGATAACGCTCTCGAGTTCCTGGAGTGGGTGGGATCGGAGGACTTCGGTCAGTTGATCGCCGACGACCTTCTCGCCATCCCCGCCGTCAACGGAGTCACGCCCGCCGACCCGCTCCTGGCAGAGGCGGCGACCGCATTCGAGGAGCACCCGACGCCGTACCTCACGTATGTCAACTTCGACTTCGGCACTCCCTCGGGCACGTCGCTCGAGTACGCCGGTCTCCAGAAGATGGTCATCGGAGAGTCCGAGCCGTCCCAGGTGGGTGCAGAGGTCCAGGCGGGGATCCAGCAGTGGTTCAAGGCAGATAAGTGA
- a CDS encoding HNH endonuclease signature motif containing protein yields the protein MKNPPTCIVIDEEVQLASIVDGLRESEENIAAMEAQKTAQLATAMRIALRRMEGKHPTQRAREMELRSIAAEIGAAVRWSDRVAQQRMADALDLVERFPATVDALAAGRITARHAAVIQDAGCVLPDATERAAFERVVLEWAECETVARTRDYAQGLAEQMNPESITERFERADKGRKVSVTELGDGMVKVEAIVAAALGHGIHDRLTQQARAIRQCAADALREQTEDDESAEPTVADTRTLDQTRADLLCDMILTGQPAVDPTTDTIPGGLGAIRAHIQVTVPALTAAGADDRGASIDGKSPIDADTARCLMAGAPGWDRILTHPVTGTVLTVDRYRAGNQMERFLAARDVHCRFPGCRMPARLCDHDHNVDWALGGQTDVCNLACLCKRHHTLKTETEWVASQSPDGSIQWTSPLGRGYTDRVPPRVTFVPDGDPPPF from the coding sequence ATGAAGAACCCACCTACTTGCATAGTTATCGACGAAGAAGTGCAACTCGCTTCTATCGTCGATGGGCTGCGCGAGAGCGAGGAGAACATCGCGGCGATGGAGGCGCAGAAGACCGCGCAGCTCGCCACGGCGATGCGGATCGCGCTGCGGCGGATGGAAGGGAAGCACCCCACTCAACGCGCTCGGGAGATGGAGCTGCGTTCGATCGCCGCAGAGATCGGCGCGGCCGTACGTTGGAGCGACCGGGTCGCGCAGCAGCGGATGGCCGATGCGCTGGATCTCGTCGAACGCTTCCCCGCGACCGTCGACGCGCTCGCGGCGGGGCGGATCACCGCGCGGCACGCCGCGGTCATCCAAGACGCCGGCTGCGTGCTTCCCGACGCCACGGAGCGCGCCGCCTTCGAGCGCGTCGTGCTCGAGTGGGCCGAGTGCGAAACGGTCGCGCGGACGCGTGACTACGCGCAGGGTCTGGCGGAGCAGATGAACCCCGAGTCGATCACCGAGCGGTTCGAGCGCGCCGACAAGGGACGCAAGGTGAGCGTCACCGAGCTGGGCGACGGGATGGTGAAGGTCGAAGCCATCGTCGCGGCAGCTCTCGGCCATGGCATCCACGACCGGCTCACCCAGCAGGCGCGGGCGATCCGGCAGTGCGCGGCCGATGCGCTTCGCGAGCAGACAGAGGACGACGAGTCGGCGGAGCCGACCGTCGCCGACACGCGCACGCTTGACCAGACGCGCGCGGATCTCCTCTGCGACATGATCCTCACCGGTCAGCCGGCCGTCGACCCCACCACCGACACCATCCCGGGCGGGCTGGGCGCGATCCGCGCGCACATCCAGGTCACGGTTCCCGCGCTCACGGCGGCAGGCGCCGACGATCGCGGTGCATCCATCGACGGCAAGAGCCCCATCGACGCCGACACCGCGCGGTGCCTGATGGCCGGCGCGCCGGGCTGGGACCGCATCCTCACCCACCCCGTCACGGGAACCGTCCTCACCGTCGACCGTTACCGGGCCGGCAACCAGATGGAGCGATTCCTCGCCGCGCGCGACGTGCACTGCCGATTCCCCGGATGCCGCATGCCCGCACGCCTCTGCGACCACGACCACAACGTCGATTGGGCCCTCGGCGGACAGACCGACGTGTGCAACCTGGCCTGCCTCTGCAAGCGACACCACACCCTCAAGACCGAAACCGAGTGGGTCGCGTCGCAATCCCCCGACGGATCCATCCAGTGGACGTCACCGCTGGGCCGCGGTTACACCGACCGGGTTCCCCCGCGCGTCACCTTCGTTCCCGACGGCGATCCGCCACCCTTCTGA
- a CDS encoding carbohydrate ABC transporter permease — protein sequence MKTRSRVGVYIVLTVAAAISALPNVLVLVGSLRPNSEIVANPTGLPTSLYLGNYARAWEQGAIGTYFLNSVVVTAVSLALALVLFLPAAYALGRWRFRFAGAIQALFLLGLMVPLKIGILPLAQMYDQWRLVDNLAGLVLVYTAQAAPLMVLILSTFYRQLPESLDDAARIDGASHFRTFFSVMTPLMKPAIAVSVVLSIGPIWNDFFMPLVLIRSEENFTIPVGVSSFFGEYTADRGMLYAAIVIAVAPVVIFFALAMRQIVSGLTAGIEK from the coding sequence GTGAAGACCCGCAGCCGGGTAGGCGTCTACATCGTGCTCACCGTGGCGGCGGCGATCTCCGCCCTGCCGAACGTGCTGGTGCTGGTGGGCTCGCTGCGTCCCAATTCCGAGATCGTCGCGAACCCGACCGGGCTGCCGACGTCGCTGTATCTCGGGAACTACGCGCGGGCGTGGGAGCAGGGCGCGATCGGCACGTACTTCCTCAACTCCGTCGTCGTGACGGCGGTGTCGCTCGCGCTTGCTCTCGTGCTCTTCCTCCCGGCCGCGTACGCGCTGGGACGGTGGCGCTTCCGATTCGCGGGAGCCATCCAAGCGCTCTTCCTGCTGGGCCTGATGGTTCCGCTCAAGATCGGGATTCTCCCGCTCGCCCAGATGTACGATCAATGGCGCCTGGTGGACAACCTGGCCGGTCTCGTGCTGGTCTACACGGCCCAGGCCGCTCCGCTCATGGTCCTGATCTTGTCCACGTTCTACCGACAGCTGCCGGAGTCGCTCGACGACGCGGCCCGCATCGACGGCGCCTCGCACTTCCGGACCTTCTTCAGCGTCATGACTCCTCTCATGAAGCCGGCGATCGCCGTCTCCGTCGTCCTGAGTATCGGTCCCATCTGGAACGACTTCTTCATGCCGCTGGTGCTGATCCGCAGTGAGGAGAACTTCACCATCCCCGTGGGGGTCAGCTCGTTCTTCGGCGAGTACACCGCCGACCGCGGCATGCTCTACGCCGCCATCGTGATCGCGGTCGCCCCCGTCGTGATCTTCTTCGCTCTGGCGATGCGACAGATCGTCAGCGGACTCACCGCGGGGATAGAGAAGTGA
- a CDS encoding BadF/BadG/BcrA/BcrD ATPase family protein: protein MTSVGAFVDIGKSQTRLHALGSGQIRTHSAEGISPSEKGDHGRIIAETIGRLLAEAGAESATHLLIGSTSELSAPEVESLFHELRVRIPEAVIGLTDDGTLSHARALNAPGVVLAVGTGVIAVARTADGGVSRFDGWGPLAGDRGSAVEVGRWALRAAYRAVDEARHSPLRRAVEQMLGELTPYVARAVVADERWPATLAGFAVQVCDAADHGDAEAGAILDDAVDELIRTARMSVTAAGAGDVVVTGRFGEAPALRTRLALRFADEDMRLSAPLPPDAVGIEEILSGPYASSITFAWDDRRTASRGGY from the coding sequence GTGACTTCCGTCGGTGCTTTCGTGGACATCGGCAAGTCGCAGACGCGACTCCACGCCCTCGGCAGCGGGCAGATCCGCACACACAGTGCAGAGGGGATATCGCCGTCCGAGAAAGGCGATCACGGCAGAATCATCGCCGAGACGATCGGGAGGCTCCTCGCGGAAGCGGGGGCGGAGTCGGCGACGCACCTTCTCATCGGCTCCACCAGCGAGTTGTCCGCGCCGGAGGTGGAGTCGCTGTTCCACGAACTGCGCGTCAGGATCCCCGAGGCTGTGATCGGGCTCACCGACGACGGAACCCTCAGCCACGCGCGCGCCCTCAACGCGCCCGGCGTCGTGCTCGCGGTCGGCACCGGAGTGATAGCTGTCGCGCGGACGGCCGATGGTGGCGTGAGCCGTTTCGACGGCTGGGGTCCGCTCGCCGGCGACCGCGGCTCGGCGGTCGAGGTCGGGCGGTGGGCTCTGCGCGCGGCGTACCGCGCGGTCGACGAAGCACGGCACTCGCCCCTGCGCCGCGCTGTGGAACAAATGCTGGGGGAGCTCACCCCTTACGTCGCCCGCGCCGTCGTGGCCGACGAACGTTGGCCCGCCACGCTGGCCGGTTTCGCCGTGCAGGTCTGCGACGCGGCCGACCACGGCGACGCGGAGGCCGGTGCGATCCTCGACGACGCAGTGGACGAGTTGATACGCACCGCGCGGATGTCGGTGACCGCGGCCGGCGCAGGCGACGTCGTAGTGACCGGGCGCTTCGGGGAGGCCCCTGCACTGCGCACGCGGCTTGCGCTTCGCTTCGCCGACGAGGACATGCGACTGTCCGCTCCGCTCCCCCCGGATGCCGTGGGCATCGAGGAGATCCTCTCGGGTCCTTATGCCTCGAGTATCACCTTCGCGTGGGACGATCGGCGCACCGCGTCCAGGGGAGGGTACTGA
- a CDS encoding helix-turn-helix domain-containing protein, translating to MSTYAPDRPVGAMLREWRQRRRFSQQDLSDVSSVSTRHLSRVETGRAHPTPEMILHLADTLEVPLRDRNGLLLAAGYAPRYSDRPRGDASVASVMAGLRSLLDAHLPYPALLLDDDWDVVDANAAVDALLAGCAPELLEPPLNVLRLTVDEQGLAQRIVNLEEWTAHLYWQVAHRADRTSKPRHHDLAAMVAALRGGGVPRLSPSAGPVLTMDLRAGDTVLRMFSTTARLTTATDVALEGLHLETFLPADEATRAYFTA from the coding sequence ATGTCGACCTACGCTCCCGACCGGCCGGTGGGCGCGATGCTGCGCGAGTGGCGGCAGCGCCGCCGGTTCAGCCAGCAGGATCTCTCCGACGTGTCGAGCGTGTCCACGCGGCATCTCAGTCGCGTGGAGACCGGGCGGGCCCACCCCACGCCGGAGATGATCCTGCACCTCGCCGACACCCTCGAGGTGCCGCTGCGCGACCGCAACGGACTGCTGCTGGCCGCCGGCTACGCCCCGCGCTACAGCGACCGGCCGCGCGGCGACGCGTCCGTGGCATCCGTCATGGCGGGTCTTCGCTCCCTGCTGGACGCACACCTCCCCTATCCGGCGCTGCTGCTCGACGACGACTGGGACGTCGTGGATGCCAATGCCGCCGTCGACGCGCTCCTCGCGGGGTGCGCCCCGGAGCTGCTCGAGCCACCCCTCAACGTCCTGCGCCTGACCGTCGATGAGCAGGGGCTGGCGCAGCGGATCGTCAACCTCGAGGAGTGGACGGCGCACCTGTACTGGCAGGTGGCGCACCGAGCCGACCGCACGAGCAAGCCCCGACACCACGATCTGGCGGCCATGGTCGCGGCGCTGCGTGGCGGCGGTGTCCCGCGCCTGTCACCGTCGGCCGGACCGGTGCTGACGATGGACCTCCGCGCCGGCGACACGGTGCTCCGCATGTTCAGCACCACGGCGCGGCTGACCACGGCCACCGACGTCGCGCTGGAGGGTCTGCACTTGGAGACCTTCCTGCCCGCCGACGAGGCGACTCGGGCCTACTTCACGGCGTAG
- a CDS encoding sugar isomerase domain-containing protein — protein sequence MNYSYPALAHKVIDDMADRQASAIDAAVDLITSRLRRGGVLQAFGTGHARIPVHEMAGRAGGLTSVNLVRLSDLAFRGGYAPADVADPLLERDPEIAAPLFELTAPAPDDVFLIASNSGINGAVVEFAMLVRDAGLPIVALTSVAHSTSTPSRHPSGKRLLDLADVVIDNGAPPGDAALDLGEGVVVGAVSNLAGVVAVQLLTEGIARAMLEQGEKPPVYRSMNLPDGDERNAAATARYQGRVHPIEA from the coding sequence ATGAACTACAGCTACCCCGCCCTCGCCCACAAGGTGATCGACGACATGGCGGACAGGCAAGCATCCGCCATCGATGCGGCTGTCGATTTGATCACGTCTCGGCTCCGCCGTGGTGGAGTGCTGCAGGCGTTCGGCACAGGGCATGCGCGCATCCCCGTGCACGAGATGGCTGGTCGCGCGGGAGGACTGACCTCGGTGAACCTCGTGCGGCTGAGCGATCTGGCGTTCCGCGGTGGCTACGCGCCCGCTGACGTCGCCGATCCGCTGCTGGAACGTGACCCCGAGATCGCGGCACCTCTTTTCGAACTGACAGCACCGGCGCCCGATGACGTGTTCCTCATCGCATCGAACTCCGGGATCAACGGCGCGGTCGTGGAATTCGCGATGCTGGTGCGAGACGCGGGGCTGCCCATCGTGGCGCTGACCTCGGTCGCCCACAGCACTTCCACCCCTTCCCGCCACCCCTCCGGGAAGCGCCTGCTCGATCTGGCGGACGTCGTCATCGACAACGGTGCGCCTCCCGGAGACGCGGCCCTGGACCTTGGCGAAGGTGTCGTCGTGGGTGCGGTGTCGAATCTGGCGGGCGTCGTCGCGGTGCAGCTGCTTACGGAGGGCATCGCTCGAGCGATGCTCGAACAGGGCGAGAAGCCGCCGGTGTACCGCTCGATGAACCTGCCCGACGGGGACGAGCGGAACGCCGCGGCGACGGCTCGGTACCAAGGACGAGTGCATCCGATCGAAGCCTGA